A genomic region of Micromonospora sp. NBC_01796 contains the following coding sequences:
- a CDS encoding Gfo/Idh/MocA family protein, which produces MLRFGLFGTGHWAAETHAAALTAHPKAQLAGIWGRDPDKTRALAQRYGVPAFDDVDALIEAADAVAVALPPDIQADIAVQAAIAGKHLLLDKPLALSLPDAERVVSATARAGVASLVFFTNRFHANVAGFLTSTAAAGGWYGARATMYASIFEPGNPYGASPWRRERGALWDIGPHALSIIVPVLGRVTQVAALDGPRDTVHLLLAHATGATSTLSLTLNAAPAARAFDFVFYGENGVESVPRGDGTAVQALSLALDQLVQDVDSGARDNLCDVRFGREVVAVLDAAEAARRQSRTVRLPG; this is translated from the coding sequence TTGCTACGGTTCGGGCTGTTCGGCACGGGGCACTGGGCCGCCGAGACACACGCGGCGGCGCTCACCGCGCACCCGAAGGCGCAACTCGCCGGCATCTGGGGCCGTGACCCCGACAAGACCAGGGCACTGGCCCAGCGGTACGGCGTACCGGCCTTCGACGACGTGGACGCGTTGATCGAGGCGGCCGACGCGGTCGCGGTCGCGCTGCCGCCGGACATCCAGGCGGACATCGCGGTCCAGGCCGCCATCGCCGGTAAGCACCTGCTGCTGGACAAGCCGCTGGCGCTGAGCCTGCCCGACGCCGAACGGGTGGTCAGCGCCACCGCACGGGCCGGGGTGGCGTCGCTGGTCTTCTTCACCAACCGGTTCCACGCGAACGTGGCCGGATTCCTCACCTCGACCGCCGCGGCCGGCGGCTGGTACGGCGCCCGCGCCACCATGTACGCCTCGATCTTCGAGCCCGGCAACCCGTACGGCGCCTCGCCCTGGCGGCGGGAGCGGGGTGCGCTCTGGGACATCGGCCCGCACGCCCTGTCGATCATCGTGCCGGTGCTCGGCCGGGTGACCCAGGTGGCCGCGCTGGACGGCCCACGGGACACCGTCCACCTGCTGCTCGCCCACGCCACCGGTGCGACCAGCACCCTGTCGCTGACCCTGAACGCGGCACCGGCCGCCCGCGCCTTCGACTTCGTCTTCTACGGCGAGAACGGCGTCGAGAGCGTGCCCCGCGGGGACGGCACCGCCGTACAGGCGCTCTCGCTGGCGCTGGACCAGTTGGTCCAGGACGTCGACTCGGGTGCCCGGGACAATCTCTGCGACGTCCGGTTCGGCCGTGAGGTGGTGGCCGTACTCGACGCCGCCGAGGCGGCCCGCCGGCAGAGCCGTACGGTCCGGCTGCCCGGCTGA
- the erm gene encoding ErmE/ErmH/ErmO/ErmR family 23S rRNA (adenine(2058)-N(6))-methyltransferase produces MASRQSVNKPHQPVRKAERDRSRRALSQNFLHHPEAISQIVRTARPGPDDLVVEAGAGRGVLTRALAEQCGRVLAYEIDPYLVPVLAEACAPLGNVTCLAEDFLAARAPDRPFSVVGNIPWALTSGMVDWCLRAPRLTSATLLTQLEYARKRTGDYGRWSRLTVLTWPSFQWRLGGRVPRSAFRPVPRVDAGILRLDRRDNPLVAPALLPAYRRLVELGFGGEGGSLYGSLRRHYPRARLDAACRATRLPVDTPVGYVWPEQWLTLFRLLHSASRR; encoded by the coding sequence GTGGCATCTCGCCAATCCGTCAACAAACCGCACCAACCGGTACGGAAAGCCGAACGCGACCGCTCCCGTCGGGCGCTGTCGCAGAACTTCCTGCACCATCCGGAGGCGATCAGTCAGATCGTGCGTACCGCCCGACCCGGACCGGACGACCTCGTGGTCGAGGCCGGCGCCGGACGGGGGGTGCTGACCCGGGCGCTGGCCGAACAGTGCGGCCGGGTGCTGGCGTACGAGATCGACCCGTACCTGGTCCCGGTGCTGGCCGAGGCCTGCGCCCCGCTGGGGAACGTCACCTGCCTGGCCGAGGACTTCCTGGCCGCGAGGGCACCCGACCGACCGTTCTCGGTGGTGGGGAACATCCCGTGGGCGTTGACCTCCGGCATGGTCGACTGGTGCCTGCGGGCACCCCGGCTCACCTCGGCGACCCTGCTCACCCAACTCGAGTACGCCCGCAAACGCACCGGTGACTACGGCCGGTGGAGCCGGCTGACCGTACTGACCTGGCCGTCCTTCCAGTGGCGGTTGGGCGGGAGGGTGCCCCGGTCGGCGTTCCGTCCGGTGCCCCGGGTCGACGCGGGGATCCTGCGGCTCGACCGGCGGGACAACCCGCTGGTGGCGCCGGCGCTACTGCCGGCGTACCGGCGGCTGGTCGAGCTGGGTTTCGGCGGCGAGGGTGGCTCGCTGTACGGGTCGCTGCGCCGGCACTACCCGAGGGCACGGCTCGATGCCGCCTGCCGGGCCACCCGGCTGCCCGTCGACACCCCGGTCGGGTACGTCTGGCCGGAGCAGTGGCTCACCCTCTTCCGCCTGCTCCATTCGGCCAGTCGCCGGTGA